A genomic window from Rosettibacter firmus includes:
- a CDS encoding DUF59 domain-containing protein, whose amino-acid sequence MIDKGKLEQDIISVLKTCFDPEIPVDIWELGLIYDLKIDDEGNTYIKMTLTSPHCPVAESLPSEVKYKVQKVSGVKDVYVDIVWDPPWSMDKMSEAAKLELGFL is encoded by the coding sequence ATGATAGATAAAGGAAAACTTGAACAAGATATAATTTCTGTACTTAAAACATGTTTTGATCCTGAGATACCGGTAGATATCTGGGAATTAGGATTAATTTATGATTTAAAGATTGATGATGAAGGAAATACATATATAAAAATGACTTTAACTTCGCCTCACTGTCCGGTTGCAGAAAGTCTTCCATCAGAAGTTAAATATAAAGTTCAGAAAGTAAGTGGAGTGAAAGATGTATACGTTGATATTGTATGGGATCCACCATGGAGTATGGATAAGATGAGTGAGGCTGCAAAATTAGAATTAGGATTTCTATAA
- the panB gene encoding 3-methyl-2-oxobutanoate hydroxymethyltransferase translates to MKTVIDFKNSKQQGKKISMVTCYDYWSAKIIDESEIDAVLVGDSVAMVMHGFETTINAEIEMMCYHVAAVKRGLKDKLLIADLPFLAHRKGTKYLMEAIDKLMKAGAQAIKIEGADDNIELIQYIVKTGIPVMGHLGLTPQSVHQLGGYKLQGKDSEASKKLLDDAQKLEKAGCFSIVLEMLPYELSKKITDELSIPTIGIGAGPFTNGQILVLQDMLGLSKEFQPKFLRKYLNGYELILNSLNKFNNDVKNQIYPDLNESYT, encoded by the coding sequence ATGAAAACAGTTATCGATTTTAAAAATTCTAAGCAACAGGGAAAAAAGATATCAATGGTTACATGTTATGATTACTGGTCAGCCAAAATTATAGATGAAAGTGAAATTGATGCAGTCCTTGTTGGTGATAGTGTTGCAATGGTTATGCATGGTTTCGAGACAACAATTAATGCAGAAATTGAAATGATGTGCTATCATGTGGCTGCGGTTAAACGTGGCTTAAAAGATAAATTATTAATTGCAGACTTACCCTTTCTTGCACATAGAAAAGGTACAAAATATTTAATGGAAGCAATCGACAAATTAATGAAAGCTGGAGCTCAAGCAATTAAGATTGAAGGGGCAGATGATAATATCGAATTGATTCAATACATTGTTAAAACAGGAATTCCTGTGATGGGCCATCTTGGATTAACACCACAATCTGTTCATCAATTAGGTGGCTATAAATTACAGGGGAAAGATAGTGAAGCTTCAAAGAAATTACTGGATGATGCTCAAAAACTTGAAAAGGCTGGATGTTTCTCAATTGTTTTAGAAATGCTTCCTTATGAACTCTCTAAAAAAATTACAGATGAACTTTCAATCCCTACAATTGGAATTGGTGCCGGACCTTTTACAAATGGTCAAATTCTTGTACTTCAGGATATGCTTGGTTTATCAAAAGAATTTCAACCAAAATTTTTAAGAAAATATTTGAATGGCTATGAATTAATCTTAAACTCACTTAATAAATTCAATAATGATGTTAAAAATCAAATTTACCCGGACTTAAATGAGAGTTACACATGA
- a CDS encoding SufS family cysteine desulfurase, translating into MINTVTETKRKFNVEEVRKDFPILKRLVNGKPLVYLDNAATTQKPQSVIDALTHYYTYDNANIHRGLYFLSELATEQYENARLKVKEFINAISASEIIFVRGTTEAINLVASSLCRTKYFREGDEIIISNMEHHSNIVPWQLIRDRKNINLKVIPINDNGEIQLDEFEKLITEKTKLVSIVHISNTLGTINPVKEIIKIAHSYKIPVLIDGAQAMSHLKIDVQELDADFYAFSGHKVFGPTGIGVLYGKTEYLEMMPPYQGGGDMIRTVTFEKTTFEDIPRKFEAGTPNIAGGIGLGAAIDYLNQFDRTELINYENSLLEYATNRLMEIEGLKIIGTAKKKASVISFIIEGIHPYDIGTIIDTDGIAIRTGHHCTQPIMRRFNIPATARASFSFYNTKEEIDKFVESLIKVKQIFAS; encoded by the coding sequence GTGATTAATACAGTTACAGAGACAAAAAGAAAATTTAATGTTGAAGAAGTAAGAAAAGATTTTCCAATACTAAAAAGATTGGTTAATGGCAAACCACTTGTTTATCTTGATAATGCTGCGACAACACAAAAACCCCAATCAGTAATAGATGCATTAACTCATTACTATACTTATGATAATGCAAATATCCATAGAGGATTATACTTTTTAAGTGAACTTGCTACAGAACAATATGAAAATGCAAGATTAAAAGTAAAAGAATTTATTAATGCAATTAGTGCTTCAGAAATTATTTTTGTACGGGGTACTACAGAGGCAATCAATCTAGTTGCTTCTTCGTTGTGCAGAACAAAGTATTTTCGTGAAGGAGACGAAATAATAATTTCAAACATGGAACATCATTCGAATATAGTACCATGGCAGCTAATTAGAGATAGAAAAAATATTAATTTGAAAGTAATACCTATAAATGATAATGGTGAAATTCAATTAGATGAATTTGAGAAATTAATTACAGAAAAAACTAAACTTGTTTCAATTGTTCATATTTCCAATACACTTGGAACAATCAATCCAGTTAAAGAAATTATAAAAATAGCTCATTCATATAAGATACCCGTTCTAATTGATGGTGCACAGGCAATGTCGCATCTTAAAATTGATGTGCAGGAACTCGATGCTGATTTTTATGCATTCTCAGGTCATAAAGTTTTTGGGCCGACTGGAATTGGTGTTCTGTATGGTAAAACTGAATATCTTGAAATGATGCCTCCTTATCAGGGTGGTGGTGATATGATCAGAACCGTGACTTTTGAAAAAACTACATTTGAAGATATTCCACGTAAGTTTGAAGCTGGAACTCCAAATATTGCTGGTGGAATTGGTCTTGGTGCCGCCATTGATTATCTAAATCAATTTGATAGAACCGAACTTATTAATTATGAAAATTCACTTCTTGAATATGCTACAAATAGACTTATGGAAATTGAAGGATTAAAAATTATTGGAACAGCAAAGAAGAAAGCTTCTGTAATTTCTTTTATAATTGAAGGAATTCATCCTTATGATATTGGAACTATTATTGACACAGATGGAATTGCTATTCGAACAGGTCATCACTGTACTCAACCAATTATGAGAAGATTTAATATCCCAGCTACAGCAAGGGCATCTTTTTCATTTTATAATACTAAAGAAGAAATAGATAAGTTCGTAGAAAGTTTAATAAAAGTAAAACAAATATTTGCATCGTGA
- a CDS encoding BrxA/BrxB family bacilliredoxin — protein MFNINTKTPLYDPEAVQPMRDELIYVGFQEATTPQLIDDFLSQKNGETVFVVINSVCGCAAGSARPAATLALQHHTIPDKLITVFAGQDREAVDYLREKYLSQYPPSSPSMALFDNGELVYFLPRYRIEGRYAEEIAEELKSIFDKYCKRKGPSISPEKYAQLVHAISCGSKIPLNS, from the coding sequence ATGTTTAATATAAATACTAAAACACCGCTTTATGATCCAGAAGCTGTTCAACCTATGCGTGATGAATTAATTTATGTTGGTTTTCAGGAAGCAACAACACCTCAATTGATTGATGATTTTCTTTCTCAAAAAAATGGTGAAACAGTTTTTGTGGTTATTAATTCTGTTTGTGGATGTGCTGCAGGAAGTGCTCGTCCAGCTGCTACTTTAGCACTGCAACATCATACAATTCCAGATAAACTTATTACAGTGTTTGCTGGACAGGATAGAGAAGCAGTTGATTATCTTCGCGAAAAATACTTGAGTCAATATCCACCATCGTCTCCATCAATGGCTTTGTTTGATAATGGTGAGCTGGTATATTTTCTTCCCAGATATAGAATTGAAGGAAGATATGCCGAAGAAATAGCAGAAGAATTAAAATCAATTTTTGATAAATATTGCAAACGAAAAGGTCCATCAATTTCACCTGAAAAATATGCTCAATTAGTTCATGCTATTTCTTGTGGTTCAAAAATACCTTTGAATTCATGA
- the coaBC gene encoding bifunctional phosphopantothenoylcysteine decarboxylase/phosphopantothenate--cysteine ligase CoaBC, with translation MSNYKILFGITGSIAAYKSAYLISKLVQNGFEVKVVITENALKFIGNATLEGLTGNKVYCDSFEQGEMMNHINLMKWADLIIVCPASANTINKFANGVADNLITSLFLAYDFKRPFLIAPAMNVKMYEHPVTKESLKKLSDWGIKVLPTSKGYLACGDMGEGKLLEPDEIYEYILISLNENNQKRKLKVLVTGGGTKENIDGIRYITNLSTGRTASEIASYFARNGHSVTYLHAFDATTPSAHCNKISYNDFNDLNKKIESILNSDSYDLVIHNAAVSDYSPVFVELGNVKYDVPLNSKIKSEVDEINIHLKKNFKILDKIKDYSKNKNLFLVAFKFTNALNEEEKISAVKKCFHNSNCDLVVNNDLNDRDENNVQRIFHIYDRELKKITVNTAYDLSEEIEKIVIQKIGDKK, from the coding sequence ATGTCGAATTATAAAATTTTATTTGGAATAACTGGCTCAATAGCTGCATATAAAAGTGCATACTTAATTTCAAAACTGGTTCAGAATGGTTTTGAAGTTAAAGTTGTTATAACAGAAAATGCACTGAAATTTATTGGAAATGCTACACTTGAAGGATTAACTGGCAATAAAGTTTATTGCGATTCATTTGAACAGGGCGAAATGATGAATCATATTAATCTTATGAAATGGGCTGATTTAATAATTGTATGTCCTGCTTCTGCCAATACAATTAACAAATTTGCAAATGGAGTTGCAGATAATTTAATAACTTCTTTGTTTCTTGCTTATGATTTTAAAAGACCTTTTTTAATTGCCCCTGCAATGAATGTGAAAATGTATGAGCATCCAGTAACAAAAGAATCATTAAAAAAATTAAGTGACTGGGGAATAAAAGTTTTACCAACTTCTAAAGGTTACCTGGCATGTGGTGATATGGGAGAAGGAAAACTTCTTGAACCAGATGAAATTTATGAATATATATTAATTTCACTTAATGAAAATAATCAGAAAAGAAAACTGAAAGTTCTTGTTACTGGTGGGGGAACTAAAGAAAATATTGATGGAATACGATATATCACAAATTTGAGTACTGGTAGAACAGCTTCAGAAATTGCCAGTTATTTTGCTCGAAATGGTCATAGCGTAACTTATCTTCATGCATTTGATGCTACTACACCATCAGCACATTGCAATAAAATTTCTTATAACGATTTTAATGATTTGAATAAAAAAATTGAAAGTATTCTTAATTCTGATTCATATGATTTAGTAATTCACAATGCTGCTGTTAGTGACTATTCACCGGTTTTTGTAGAACTTGGAAATGTTAAATATGATGTACCACTAAATTCTAAAATTAAATCTGAAGTGGATGAAATTAATATTCATTTAAAGAAGAATTTTAAAATACTCGATAAGATTAAAGACTATTCAAAAAATAAAAATCTATTTCTGGTTGCGTTTAAATTTACAAATGCACTTAATGAAGAAGAAAAAATTAGTGCAGTTAAAAAATGTTTTCACAATTCAAATTGCGATTTAGTTGTTAATAATGATTTAAATGATAGAGACGAAAATAATGTTCAACGAATCTTTCATATTTATGATAGAGAATTGAAAAAAATAACTGTAAATACTGCTTATGATTTATCGGAAGAAATTGAAAAAATTGTTATTCAAAAAATTGGAGATAAAAAATGA
- the mtaB gene encoding tRNA (N(6)-L-threonylcarbamoyladenosine(37)-C(2))-methylthiotransferase MtaB: MNKKVAFYTLGCKLNYSETNTISEQFLKRGFDIVEYNDYADVYVVNTCSVTESAEKECRQIVRRALRNNPDAYVIVTGCYAQLRPEEIASIEGVSAVLGSKEKFNLFDYIDNFEKKNLSCIHVSPTEELDTFNPSYSNETNDRTRAFFKVQDGCDYKCSFCTIPLARGKSRSAKPEEIIDEFEQILDHGYKEIVLTGVNVGDYGKAFGYNLYSLLNDLIKIEGEFRIRISSIEPNLLSDDLIELIANSNKICNHLHVPLQSGSNKILKLMQRRYKTEDYRNTIYKAVEKINKLAIGVDVIVGFPGETYDDFLDTYNFLKELPIAYLHVFTYSERPNTKAINLPDKVEVNERRKRNNMLRILSEKKRNEFYRTMINQELIVLFEAEEHNGFMKGFSSNYVRVKIPFEESFINQFIKVKITEVNENIATAVPLTNKVTI; this comes from the coding sequence ATGAATAAAAAAGTTGCTTTCTATACATTAGGGTGTAAATTAAATTATTCTGAAACGAATACAATAAGTGAACAATTCTTAAAACGTGGATTTGATATTGTCGAGTATAATGATTATGCAGATGTTTATGTTGTTAATACATGCAGTGTAACGGAAAGTGCAGAAAAAGAATGCCGACAGATAGTTCGTCGTGCTTTAAGAAATAATCCAGATGCATATGTTATTGTAACTGGATGTTATGCTCAGTTAAGACCAGAAGAAATAGCAAGCATCGAAGGTGTAAGTGCAGTTCTCGGTAGTAAAGAAAAATTCAATTTATTTGATTATATAGACAACTTTGAAAAGAAGAATCTTTCGTGCATTCATGTTTCTCCAACCGAAGAATTAGATACATTTAATCCATCTTATTCGAACGAAACCAACGATAGAACACGTGCTTTCTTCAAAGTTCAGGATGGATGTGATTATAAATGTTCATTCTGCACAATCCCACTTGCACGGGGTAAAAGTAGAAGTGCAAAACCAGAAGAAATTATTGATGAATTTGAACAAATACTGGATCATGGCTATAAAGAAATTGTTTTAACTGGTGTTAATGTTGGCGATTATGGTAAAGCTTTTGGTTATAATCTTTATTCATTATTAAATGATCTGATTAAAATCGAAGGTGAATTTAGAATAAGAATTAGTTCGATTGAACCTAATTTATTAAGTGATGATTTAATTGAACTAATAGCAAATAGCAATAAAATTTGTAATCACCTTCATGTACCACTCCAGAGTGGAAGTAATAAAATTTTAAAACTGATGCAAAGAAGATATAAAACCGAAGATTATCGTAATACAATTTATAAAGCAGTTGAAAAAATTAATAAACTTGCAATTGGAGTTGATGTAATTGTAGGATTTCCTGGAGAAACTTATGATGATTTTCTTGATACTTATAATTTTCTAAAAGAGCTACCCATTGCATATCTTCATGTTTTTACATATTCAGAAAGACCCAATACAAAAGCAATAAATCTACCAGATAAAGTTGAAGTTAACGAAAGAAGAAAAAGAAATAATATGCTCAGAATCTTAAGTGAAAAAAAGAGAAATGAATTTTATCGTACTATGATTAATCAAGAATTAATAGTATTATTTGAAGCAGAAGAACATAATGGTTTTATGAAAGGATTTTCTTCTAATTATGTGCGTGTAAAAATTCCTTTTGAAGAGAGTTTTATTAATCAGTTTATAAAAGTAAAAATAACGGAGGTTAATGAGAATATTGCTACAGCAGTTCCATTAACAAATAAGGTTACTATATGA
- the rpsA gene encoding 30S ribosomal protein S1 produces the protein MSDLQKDTLNKKTDHPKFINAEEYSPEELEQLSKLYSESFRDIKEGEIIQGTIVGISGDNVVVDVGFKSDGMIPKSEFSSTEEIKIGSKIDIVIESVEDEEGNLVLSKKRAEFLKTWAKVMDAYENDKVLQGKILKRVKGGMQVDLMGVEAFLPGSQIDIRPVRDFDAYVGKTMDFKIVKVNKPAENIVVSHKVLIEETIADQRKEILEKLEKGQVLEGTVKAITDFGVFVDLNGVDGLIHITDLSWGRINHPSEVVKLDEKIKVVVTDYDKEKKRISLSLKQLQPHPWENIDEKYKVGDKVSGRVVSLTDYGAFIEIEKGIEGLIHISEMSWTQHISHPSQFVSMGQVVEAVILSLDKEEKKISLGMKQLTPDPWQDIVKKYPVGSRHTGIARNLTSFGVFVELEPGIDGLIHISDLSWTKKIRHPGEVVKKGEKIEVVVLNVDTEQRKISLGHKQINPNPWDGFESVYAVGKQTEGKVVRIIEKGLIVELPLGVDGFVPATQLSTSKIKNLSYCFPIGTKLDLKVVEFDKENKKIVLSAIAVLKEKSDEEIAEYITQHKLEKVTVEDIRQADAGKFDSSDFNLYDDKVPPAPPQPPQSENPKQEETKSE, from the coding sequence ATGTCCGATTTACAAAAAGATACATTAAACAAAAAAACTGATCATCCAAAATTTATTAACGCAGAAGAATATTCACCTGAAGAACTTGAACAACTTTCAAAACTATATTCAGAATCATTTAGAGATATTAAAGAAGGTGAGATTATTCAGGGAACAATTGTAGGAATTAGCGGAGATAATGTTGTTGTTGATGTCGGCTTTAAATCCGATGGAATGATTCCTAAATCTGAATTCAGTTCCACAGAAGAAATAAAAATTGGCTCTAAAATCGATATTGTAATAGAAAGTGTTGAAGATGAAGAAGGAAATCTGGTTCTAAGTAAAAAGAGAGCAGAATTTCTTAAAACATGGGCTAAAGTTATGGATGCCTATGAAAATGATAAAGTTCTTCAAGGTAAAATTCTCAAAAGAGTTAAAGGTGGAATGCAGGTTGACTTAATGGGAGTTGAAGCATTTCTACCAGGTTCACAAATTGATATTAGACCGGTGCGAGATTTTGATGCTTATGTTGGTAAAACAATGGACTTTAAAATTGTTAAAGTCAATAAGCCAGCAGAAAATATTGTTGTTTCGCATAAAGTATTAATTGAAGAAACTATTGCAGATCAACGCAAAGAAATTCTTGAAAAACTTGAAAAAGGTCAGGTTCTCGAAGGTACTGTTAAAGCAATTACAGATTTTGGTGTATTCGTTGATCTTAATGGAGTTGATGGTTTAATTCACATTACAGATTTAAGCTGGGGAAGAATAAATCATCCAAGCGAAGTTGTTAAACTTGATGAGAAAATTAAAGTTGTTGTTACCGATTATGATAAAGAGAAGAAAAGAATTTCTCTTAGCTTAAAACAATTACAACCACATCCATGGGAAAATATTGACGAAAAATATAAAGTTGGCGATAAGGTTTCTGGTCGCGTTGTTTCTCTTACAGATTATGGTGCTTTCATCGAAATTGAAAAAGGAATCGAAGGATTAATTCATATTTCAGAAATGAGCTGGACACAGCATATTAGTCATCCTTCACAATTTGTTTCGATGGGACAGGTTGTAGAAGCTGTTATTTTAAGTCTCGATAAAGAAGAAAAGAAAATTTCTCTTGGAATGAAACAATTAACACCAGATCCATGGCAGGATATTGTTAAGAAATATCCCGTAGGTTCTCGTCACACTGGAATTGCAAGAAATCTTACAAGCTTTGGTGTATTTGTTGAACTCGAACCTGGAATTGATGGATTGATTCATATTTCAGATTTATCATGGACAAAGAAAATTCGTCACCCCGGTGAAGTTGTTAAAAAAGGTGAAAAAATTGAAGTTGTAGTTCTTAATGTTGATACTGAACAAAGAAAAATATCTCTTGGACATAAACAAATTAATCCAAATCCATGGGATGGATTTGAATCTGTTTATGCAGTTGGAAAACAAACAGAAGGAAAAGTTGTTCGCATAATCGAGAAAGGATTAATTGTAGAACTCCCACTTGGAGTTGATGGTTTTGTTCCTGCAACTCAATTGTCAACATCAAAAATTAAAAATCTATCCTATTGTTTCCCGATAGGAACAAAGCTCGATCTTAAAGTTGTTGAATTTGATAAAGAAAATAAAAAAATTGTTCTGAGTGCTATTGCTGTTCTAAAAGAAAAATCTGATGAAGAAATAGCAGAATATATAACTCAACATAAACTTGAAAAAGTTACAGTTGAAGATATTAGACAGGCTGATGCAGGTAAATTTGATTCATCTGATTTTAATCTGTATGATGATAAAGTTCCACCAGCTCCACCTCAGCCACCACAGAGCGAGAATCCCAAGCAAGAAGAAACTAAATCTGAATAA
- the panD gene encoding aspartate 1-decarboxylase, producing the protein MLRTVLKSKIHRAVVTDANLNYEGSITIDKFLCEKADILEYEKVDIYNINNGIRFSTYVIFGKEGEIILNGAAARLVQKGDLIIIASYGIYSEEELKSHTPKILHVDNNNRIINKV; encoded by the coding sequence ATGTTAAGAACAGTCTTAAAGTCAAAAATTCATCGTGCGGTTGTTACAGATGCTAATTTGAATTACGAAGGTTCAATAACAATTGATAAATTTTTATGCGAAAAGGCAGACATATTAGAATATGAAAAAGTAGATATTTACAATATTAATAATGGAATAAGATTTTCAACTTATGTAATTTTTGGTAAAGAAGGAGAAATAATTTTGAATGGGGCAGCAGCTCGTTTAGTACAGAAAGGGGATTTAATAATAATTGCAAGTTATGGAATTTACTCAGAAGAAGAATTAAAAAGTCATACCCCAAAAATCCTGCATGTTGATAATAATAATAGAATAATAAACAAAGTTTAA
- a CDS encoding RrF2 family transcriptional regulator translates to MKFSSQEEYGLRLLLRIAKFYSAGKSLTIPEISRAEKMSHHNVGKILRILRLAGFLVAERGQMGGYTLSRPPEEIKIKDVLYVLGGRLYDDTFCQTHAGITNFCTNSIDCSLRSLWRIIQDAIDTIIENITLKDLLNSENYFFEIIHNSKNIGITN, encoded by the coding sequence TTGAAGTTTAGTTCACAAGAAGAATATGGCTTAAGATTATTACTGAGAATAGCTAAATTTTATAGCGCTGGCAAATCTTTAACTATTCCAGAAATTTCACGTGCTGAGAAAATGTCGCATCATAATGTAGGTAAAATATTAAGAATATTAAGATTGGCTGGATTTCTTGTGGCTGAACGGGGGCAAATGGGTGGTTACACTTTATCCAGACCACCCGAAGAAATTAAAATTAAAGATGTATTATATGTTTTAGGTGGAAGATTATATGACGATACTTTTTGCCAGACTCATGCAGGTATTACAAACTTTTGTACAAATTCTATTGATTGTTCTCTTCGTTCTTTATGGAGAATTATTCAGGATGCTATTGATACCATTATTGAAAATATTACCTTAAAAGATTTACTGAATTCAGAAAATTACTTTTTTGAAATTATTCATAATTCAAAAAATATTGGAATAACCAATTGA
- a CDS encoding type III pantothenate kinase produces the protein MILCIDVGNTHIYGGLFHNNELVLQFRKTSRQEFSSDEIGIFLKSVLKENNFDTENIDGISICSVVPDLNHSLRAGCVKYFNIEPFFLKPGVKTGLKIKYRNPVEVGADRIANAIAAVHTFPNKNLIVIDFGTATTFCVISKNKEYLGGVILPGIKISMEALESKTAQLPAVEIKEMNEVIGRSTVESIQSGLYFGQIGIVKEIKSRIIEEAFKDEAPVVIGTGGFSRLFENAKLFDIIIPTLVLNGLYLAYNINKEKEVV, from the coding sequence ATGATTCTTTGCATTGACGTCGGCAACACACATATTTATGGCGGTCTTTTTCATAATAATGAACTGGTTTTACAATTTAGAAAAACATCTCGTCAGGAATTTTCGTCGGATGAAATTGGTATATTTTTGAAAAGTGTTTTGAAAGAAAATAATTTCGACACAGAAAATATAGATGGAATTTCTATTTGTAGTGTTGTTCCGGATTTAAATCATTCGCTGAGAGCTGGATGTGTCAAGTATTTTAATATAGAACCTTTCTTTCTTAAACCAGGTGTAAAAACTGGATTAAAAATAAAATACCGCAATCCTGTTGAAGTTGGAGCAGATAGAATTGCTAATGCAATTGCCGCTGTTCATACATTTCCCAATAAAAATCTTATTGTTATCGATTTTGGAACAGCAACCACTTTTTGTGTAATATCAAAAAACAAAGAATATCTTGGGGGAGTAATATTACCCGGTATAAAAATTTCTATGGAAGCTTTGGAGAGCAAAACGGCACAATTACCTGCTGTTGAAATTAAAGAAATGAATGAAGTAATTGGACGCTCCACTGTTGAGAGTATACAATCTGGATTATATTTTGGACAGATAGGAATTGTAAAAGAAATTAAATCAAGAATTATTGAAGAAGCATTTAAAGATGAAGCTCCTGTAGTAATTGGTACTGGTGGTTTTTCACGTTTATTTGAAAACGCAAAACTTTTTGATATTATTATTCCAACACTGGTTTTAAATGGTTTATATCTTGCTTATAACATTAACAAAGAAAAAGAGGTTGTATAA
- the panC gene encoding pantoate--beta-alanine ligase → MTKVIKNISEWKVIRNSEDLKNKTIGFVPTMGALHKGHASLIERCLKENDISVVSIFVNPTQFNDPDDLRNYPRTFENDFKLLETMNVDYLFYPEYGEIYSDNYRYKIVETDFSKKLCGAFRPGHFEGVLTVVMKLFNIVRPHKAYFGEKDYQQLKLIEGMCKAFFMDIEIVPCPIVRDEDGLALSSRNLLLTDEERKIAVNFPELLKSKKSANQIKEELEKLGFKVDYIEDIEGRRFGAVHIGKVRLIDNVEL, encoded by the coding sequence ATGACAAAAGTGATAAAAAATATTTCTGAATGGAAAGTCATTAGAAATTCAGAAGACTTAAAAAACAAAACAATTGGTTTTGTACCCACTATGGGAGCTCTTCATAAAGGTCATGCATCACTTATAGAAAGATGCTTAAAAGAAAATGATATTTCAGTTGTAAGTATATTTGTTAATCCAACTCAATTTAATGATCCTGATGATTTACGAAATTATCCAAGAACATTTGAAAATGATTTTAAGTTGCTCGAAACTATGAATGTCGATTACTTGTTTTATCCTGAATACGGAGAAATTTATTCTGATAATTATCGCTACAAAATTGTTGAGACAGACTTCAGTAAAAAACTATGCGGAGCATTTCGACCAGGACATTTTGAAGGTGTTCTTACGGTTGTTATGAAATTATTTAATATAGTAAGACCACACAAAGCATATTTTGGCGAAAAAGATTATCAGCAATTAAAACTAATTGAAGGAATGTGCAAAGCATTTTTTATGGATATCGAAATAGTGCCCTGTCCAATTGTTCGAGATGAAGATGGACTTGCATTAAGTTCAAGAAATTTATTGTTGACAGATGAAGAAAGAAAAATTGCAGTAAATTTTCCCGAGCTTCTTAAATCAAAAAAATCTGCTAATCAAATTAAAGAAGAACTCGAAAAACTTGGTTTTAAAGTTGACTATATTGAAGATATAGAAGGAAGAAGATTTGGTGCCGTTCACATTGGAAAAGTGAGGTTAATTGACAATGTCGAATTATAA
- the cmk gene encoding (d)CMP kinase → MLKKIIIAIDGPAGSGKSTAAKNLATKLGFIYLDTGAMYRAITLMAIKKGIVDDTQAVIEMAKNLNLNLKFENGLTKVFVNGQEVTDEIRSAEVNSKVSEISAIPEVREQMVKIQREIGSKGNIVAEGRDVTTVVFPDADVKIFLTASLDVRAQRRLREFQQKNIPITFEEVKANLEKRDKIDSGRKVSPLKKADDAIEFDNTGFTPEEDLEFLLKKINETLRSKGIEILNN, encoded by the coding sequence ATGTTAAAGAAAATTATAATAGCAATAGACGGTCCTGCTGGCTCAGGTAAATCCACTGCTGCTAAAAATTTAGCAACTAAACTTGGATTTATTTATTTAGATACTGGAGCAATGTATCGTGCAATAACGCTTATGGCTATTAAAAAAGGGATTGTTGACGATACACAGGCTGTAATAGAAATGGCAAAAAATTTAAACCTGAATTTGAAGTTTGAAAATGGCTTAACAAAAGTTTTTGTTAATGGTCAGGAAGTAACTGATGAAATTAGAAGTGCAGAAGTAAATTCAAAGGTAAGCGAAATTAGTGCTATACCCGAAGTAAGAGAACAGATGGTTAAAATTCAAAGAGAAATTGGTAGTAAAGGTAATATTGTAGCAGAAGGACGGGATGTTACAACTGTTGTTTTTCCAGATGCTGATGTAAAAATATTTTTAACTGCTTCGCTTGATGTAAGAGCACAAAGACGATTAAGAGAATTTCAACAAAAGAATATCCCTATTACTTTTGAAGAAGTTAAAGCCAATCTCGAAAAACGAGATAAAATAGATAGCGGACGAAAAGTTTCTCCTCTTAAAAAAGCAGATGATGCTATTGAATTTGATAATACTGGTTTTACTCCAGAAGAAGATTTAGAATTTTTATTAAAAAAAATAAATGAAACATTAAGAAGTAAAGGGATTGAAATATTAAATAACTGA